The Cucurbita pepo subsp. pepo cultivar mu-cu-16 chromosome LG18, ASM280686v2, whole genome shotgun sequence nucleotide sequence ggaggtggattgtgagatcccacatcggttggagaggggaacaaagcattctttataagagtgtggaaaccttccctaaCAGACCTGATATAAAACCtcaagggaaagcccagaagggaaaatcTAAGAAGGACACTGTCTGCTAGCGGTaagtttggattgttacagtatcaccattttttttaaagcgtctactagagagaagtttccacacccttataagaaatgtttcgttctactcctcaaccgatgtaggatctcctGCCTTTCACAATCTCcatagattattattattatatatcaaTCTCATTTCTGTACTAACTGTTGACAGTGATCGGAGTGGCATATATCGCTATCGTGTCGATGACAAGACTGTTTCGAAATTTCTTCAAGCCAAACTCAACCATTTGAAGCATGAAGTTTTCAAAATGACAGTTTTTACTTCTGAGTCATGGCTACCACAAAAAGACTGCTCTCCATCTGTGTCTAGCTATGCAGTGGCACTACAAAGAAAATGTAAGCAAAACCCATCATCtgaagaacaaacaaacactGACTTTCATTCCAACATAGAAACAGATCTGCATCAGACAAGTATCACAAGATTATGTAAATCATTCACCAATAGTCATTACACGAGCAAGAACCATCTTTGAAGTGATGAAAACGGTTCCTATCTCTAGCAATAATCTCTCTATTgaatatcttagatattagcTTTGTGGCAGCATGACAATTACGACAGACACGAAGATTTTTAATGATTGTAATTGGTGTACCTGGTTTTGTACTTATCAATCCAAAAGCAATCGCTAATTTCTCACTATGGTGGCTTAGAGCTCCTTCTTTCCATTCTTCATCCATGTCGTACAGTACCTCGGATGTATCTGGTACAAATCCGAACTCCTTTAATTGTCTGTCTACTTCTTCCAGCATCTTGTAAATGTTTTCAGTTTGTGGATGAACTTTGTCCCCGACCAGGAACTCGTGAACGACATTATCAACTTCGATGGTGGTACAACCAGGAACTTTCTTCATTCCCATGTCgttcaattttgttcttattcttgCAACATCATCCCATTTACCAGCCCCTGCGTATATGTTGGATAAAAGCACATAAGCTCCAGGATTATCTGGCTCGAGTTTGAAAAGACGTTCGGCAACTATTTCTCCTAACTCGACTCGTCCATGGTCTCTACATGCCCCAAGAAGGGAACCCCAAATGGCTCCATCTGGTTTCATTTCCATGTTTTGTATTAAGGACTCTGCTTCCTCAAACAACCCAGCTCGCCCAAGAAGATCTATCATGCATCCATAATGTTGGGATTTTGGAGATATCTTATAGTCTTGAATCATAGAGCTGAAAAATAGGCGTCCGAGATCAACAAAACCAGCATGTTTACAAGCAGATAAAACACCAACAAAGGTTATCTCATTTGGTTCAATTCCATTACTAGACATTTTTGAGAAAAGCTCAAGAGCTTCATTTGCTTGTCCATGCATTGCTAGCCCACATATCATGGCATTCCAAGAAGCCAAGCTTTTGATATTCATACCATTAAAGACCTGTCTTGCCGCATCTATATTACCGCATTTAGCATACATATCTATGAGACTCGTCCACAGAGATGTACTGGCTGAGTTgaagtttttgtttatataagCATGTATCCACTTACCGAGGTCAATGGCACCTAAACAAGCACAAGACGGAAGAACGTTAAGGAAGGTGATGTCAGTGGGCTCAATACCTGAGGCTAGCATCTCGCGGAATAGCGCCAAGGCTTCTTTATAGCTGCACATGTGAGTGTAACCGCCGATCATAACATTCCATGAGATGACATCCCTTTCaggcatttcatcaaacaactCACAAGCAGTCTGAAGATCACCACACTTTGAATACATGTCAATAAGGGCATTTACAAGCTTAAGATTTGAACGAAGCCCGCGATCTTCAATCCAAGAGCGCATCGAATTTCCTAAATCCAGAGCATTTGACTGAGCACAAGCAGAAAGAACGGAGACAATAGTACTCTCATTTGGGGGGACATTTGCTTTCCTCATTTCTTCAAACAACAACAACGCCTCTTTGGATCTACCAGTTTGTGCATATCCAGCAATCATAGCATTCCAAGACACCACATCTCTAACAGGCATTTCATCGAACAGTTTCCGAGCGCGATCCATATAACCCCACAACACATAACCAGCGATTAATGCAGTGAAAGAAATTGCATCCCTGAAATTACTTTGATCAAAAACCAATTGGGCATAATTTATTTCACCGCTCTGCGCATACATATTGATAAGCGAAGTATGAATGAACACATCAGACACGAACCCAAGCTTCAAAACATGCGCATGAATCTGTTTCCCTTCACGGGCAGAGGCAAGCTTAGCACaagacttcaaaagaaaaggaaaagtgtAAGAATTCGGCTCTACCCCGGCATGAATCATTCTGACAAAGAAAACCAAGGCCAGAACGGGCGATAGACTAATCGAAAGCCCTCGAATCATCGAATTCCAAATGAATAAATTGGGCTCTTCAATGGAATTAAATAGAGAAACAGCATAAGAGATATCAGCATAGCGCGAAACAGCGGAAAACTCGATGAGCTTGCTGAGGGCAAACTGAGTGTTGTGGAGGCCAGTCTTGATGATCTGAGCGTGGATTTGTCTGAGAGTTCGAATGCTTCGGCATTTGGAGATAAGCTTGAGAGATGGATGATCTTGAAGGAGCCTATAAGGCGGGTCGGAAGAAGGAGAGGTGGGTGAAAGTACCAGTGAAGGAGCAGAAGTCGCCATTTTTGGGCGCTACGAAGGCCGTGGCGGTGGCGAGTGCATTAGAGATAAGGGTcgttattatttgaaatatagtTGTACGGACTTTCACCCGCCAAAAgcaatataaatattattaaattttattcataattaaaaaatatatataaatttaatacgacaatatataaattaaaaaaatatattttattaaatttaataataataaaaataataattgatcgTACTCGTAACGAACCAAAACAGATAGAGTAGGGTAAAGTTACGGTGTAACGGGGTTGGATATGTGGAGGAAGGGAATATTCACATTCAACCTTTGCTTTGAAGTGTTAGGATGAGGATTCTCGAAGTATTATTAAAGGCGGTTtgccctttttcttttaagaacataataattttcctttttcaaaaaataaaattaaaaaaaaaaaaacggagaGAATAAAGAATTTTTGGAATTATGAGAGCACATTTGCATTTGCATTTGCATTTGTCTAAGGTTTTCGTGTTTCATTATTGGAATTTTCACAGTGTCttgtttttacatttttggcctctcctttttatttattattcccCACCCACTTATGCTTACTCGGTCCTATGCGCACCCGTTATATTTGTCtatgaaatacaaaataaaaaatttaccgTTCTACTCGACTCGTGAACATACTCGTCGTTGTTTAGATAATCTCAGATATAACTTAGAAAGAAATTATGTGTTTTATAATGAttttctcaaatattttattttgcacgttatattatttaattgtttagaatcaaattctttcttgagttatttattaatagcttagaaaataaataaataaataaataaataaataatagataaaGTTACAtcttataaaaagaaaaagaaaaaaaaaacaataaaataataaatagccTTTTTGATATTTCCGAAAATTCTGAGGCTGCCCATGTACTCTACCCAGCGTCGGTTCGCCGCAATCCAAATTattccaatttatttatttactattttttttaataaaaaaaaatctatttaaattctaaacttGCCTAATTAGAGTTGCatccattcaatttttttatttttattttcctactaatattaataaaaagaatattaatataataatgttgttAAGCatacaaatttcaataaaaatttaggtcaatatcttttttttttttttaatcctataaatatttttataatacacctatgttttataatttattgaaaatatgaaagttcTTTAAGGAAACTGatactttttcaaatttaattgtaatatttatttaaatttgaggAAATTAAAGTTTATAGTAAATATTTGacatataattttgattttacgtaacatttttaagtttatagcAATTATCGTATAATATACTTttggataataaaataatatgaactTTTAAGTTCTTGTAAACATGAGTATATTTAGatttgtataattatttatgCTTACGAATAAGCTTAAGATTAAGATATTGAATTTGctttaaacaaacaaataactaGTTCTAAAAGTTGAAATATCAATTGAGAATATTCTAAATGTGTAACAAAATGTTGTAATATACACCATTTCAATAGTTATCATATTAGACATAAAGTTTTTTGGTAGCTatgcttttatttatatttacacAATCCATGCCTAGTATTTAGAATTTGGATTGACATTTAGTGATCCCGACATTCTCTTACATCCTTTGCGACATCTCACGTGACTTCTCGCTTCtaaaagtgaaaactatcccagAGATCAAAATAAGTTATTCTAGTCCTCACTCACATACACCTTAGGAAAATTCCCAAGAGGTTatccaacataaaattactccaagtaaaacacgtttaacctTAGAGTCCTTTCTTTTAAGCCTTTCTTAGCTATCTATCATCGTGATTGCTCTCATTCAGATAtggtctcagttcattcatatatctcTCATTTACTTCAGCGTATCGACCAATTTAGACATATATCCTTGATTGACATTCAAATCACTTGAACCccacctgaaaaagaaagtggaGATAGAAATTGCATATGTGCATGCATATAAATTGAGCAATGGGAGGGCCAGAAGAAAGGCAGCATGAGGAGGTGAAATGGGATGATGAATCTAAGGAGTGCCCAtctttttgttgaattattgAAGGGAAAGGGAATTTGGGAGGCTGATGGATGTGCACTTAACAGGAATAGATTCCAATGGGGGAAAGAGAGGCAAttatataacaataataataacacaatcaactttttgtttcagttgttttgtgttttatttaaCCCCTTCTTTTGTGAAAGGGTTTGATCCACATAATGAAACTACATGGGGAAGGCTTATTTGGCCAAGTTGGAGCAAACAAATCCACCCAACACAAGGGCATCTCACCTAGCTACCACTTCCTACCTAAAACCCCCTGTCCCAACTCCcaaacccttttcttttttcataatCTCGATCACGAAGCCAAATGTTCAAATCTCACGTATCTAAACTCTACCTATGATTCCTAGTATACAATTGTTGTCCAATTTTTTGGATGTATGTTCTAACCATATTCATCTATCtccataattaaaatgttagcCAACTTGGAAACTAATAG carries:
- the LOC111779736 gene encoding pentatricopeptide repeat-containing protein At1g08070, chloroplastic; amino-acid sequence: MATSAPSLVLSPTSPSSDPPYRLLQDHPSLKLISKCRSIRTLRQIHAQIIKTGLHNTQFALSKLIEFSAVSRYADISYAVSLFNSIEEPNLFIWNSMIRGLSISLSPVLALVFFVRMIHAGVEPNSYTFPFLLKSCAKLASAREGKQIHAHVLKLGFVSDVFIHTSLINMYAQSGEINYAQLVFDQSNFRDAISFTALIAGYVLWGYMDRARKLFDEMPVRDVVSWNAMIAGYAQTGRSKEALLLFEEMRKANVPPNESTIVSVLSACAQSNALDLGNSMRSWIEDRGLRSNLKLVNALIDMYSKCGDLQTACELFDEMPERDVISWNVMIGGYTHMCSYKEALALFREMLASGIEPTDITFLNVLPSCACLGAIDLGKWIHAYINKNFNSASTSLWTSLIDMYAKCGNIDAARQVFNGMNIKSLASWNAMICGLAMHGQANEALELFSKMSSNGIEPNEITFVGVLSACKHAGFVDLGRLFFSSMIQDYKISPKSQHYGCMIDLLGRAGLFEEAESLIQNMEMKPDGAIWGSLLGACRDHGRVELGEIVAERLFKLEPDNPGAYVLLSNIYAGAGKWDDVARIRTKLNDMGMKKVPGCTTIEVDNVVHEFLVGDKVHPQTENIYKMLEEVDRQLKEFGFVPDTSEVLYDMDEEWKEGALSHHSEKLAIAFGLISTKPGTPITIIKNLRVCRNCHAATKLISKIFNREIIARDRNRFHHFKDGSCSCNDYW